In the [Clostridium] colinum genome, one interval contains:
- a CDS encoding aminotransferase class I/II-fold pyridoxal phosphate-dependent enzyme has translation MSLVSKRIQDIPYSGIRKFFDIASEVEGVISLGVGEPDFNTPWTCTEKAIYTLEQGKTTYTSNAGMIELREEISKYMKNTINVNYCPKTQVLVTVGASEGIDLALRAVICPEDEVLVVEPSFVSYKPCITMCGGIPIVINTKSENNFKLTPEDILSKLSNKTKAIIMSYPNNPTGAIMEKDDLEKIANILKDKNILVISDEIYSELTYENKKHISISQFEGMYEKTVVLNGFSKSFAMTGWRLGFAVGPKDIISAMTKIHQYVIMCAPTMSQYAGLEALTSCIDNVNKMRKEYNMRRKFILNGFREMGLDCFEALGAFYVFPCIKSTGLSSQEFCERLVYEQKVAVVPGTAFGECGEGYIRCSYAYSIEKIKEALFRIKNFLTTLK, from the coding sequence TTGAGTTTAGTATCTAAACGTATACAAGATATACCTTATTCTGGTATTAGAAAATTTTTTGATATAGCAAGTGAAGTTGAAGGAGTTATTTCTCTTGGTGTGGGAGAACCCGATTTTAACACTCCTTGGACTTGTACAGAAAAAGCTATATATACTCTAGAACAAGGCAAAACTACGTATACATCTAATGCTGGTATGATAGAGCTTAGAGAAGAAATTTCTAAATACATGAAAAATACAATAAATGTTAATTATTGTCCTAAAACTCAAGTTTTGGTTACTGTTGGTGCTAGCGAAGGTATAGACCTTGCGCTTAGAGCTGTAATATGCCCAGAAGATGAAGTATTAGTGGTAGAACCTTCATTTGTTTCTTACAAACCTTGTATAACTATGTGTGGAGGTATACCTATTGTTATAAACACTAAATCAGAAAATAACTTTAAGTTAACACCTGAAGATATTTTATCAAAATTATCTAATAAAACAAAAGCTATCATTATGTCTTATCCTAACAATCCTACTGGTGCTATTATGGAAAAAGATGATTTAGAAAAAATAGCTAATATTTTAAAAGATAAAAATATTTTAGTTATTAGTGATGAAATATACTCAGAGCTTACTTATGAAAATAAAAAACATATTTCTATATCTCAATTTGAAGGTATGTATGAAAAAACAGTTGTATTAAATGGATTTTCAAAATCATTTGCTATGACTGGTTGGCGTCTTGGATTTGCCGTTGGTCCTAAAGATATTATATCTGCTATGACAAAAATACATCAATATGTTATAATGTGTGCTCCTACTATGAGCCAATATGCTGGATTAGAAGCTTTAACTTCTTGTATTGATAACGTAAATAAAATGCGTAAAGAATATAATATGAGAAGAAAGTTTATATTAAATGGATTTAGAGAAATGGGCTTAGATTGTTTTGAGGCTTTAGGTGCTTTTTATGTTTTTCCTTGTATAAAATCTACTGGTTTATCTTCTCAAGAATTTTGTGAACGTCTTGTTTATGAACAAAAGGTGGCAGTTGTTCCAGGCACGGCCTTTGGTGAATGTGGCGAAGGTTATATTAGATGCTCTTATGCCTATTCAATAGAAAAAATAAAAGAAGCTCTTTTTAGAATAAAAAATTTCTTAACAACCTTAAAATAA
- a CDS encoding Lrp/AsnC family transcriptional regulator: MEKDILEILEKNSRISFKDISNMLGTTEENIEKTVKKLENNKTICGYTTLINWDKTDKEGDYITSLIEVKVTPQREQGFDKIAKRIYSFDEVKSLYLMSGTFDLLIVVEGKNIKDISSFVSSKLATLDCIISTSTHFVLKKYKDHGVIIDENTPNDERIIVTP; the protein is encoded by the coding sequence ATGGAAAAAGACATACTAGAAATATTAGAAAAAAATAGCCGAATTTCTTTTAAAGATATATCAAATATGCTAGGTACAACAGAAGAAAACATTGAAAAAACGGTAAAAAAATTAGAAAATAATAAAACAATATGTGGCTATACAACATTAATAAACTGGGACAAAACAGATAAAGAAGGCGATTATATTACCTCTTTAATAGAAGTTAAAGTAACTCCTCAAAGAGAACAAGGATTTGATAAAATTGCCAAAAGAATATATAGCTTTGACGAAGTTAAATCTCTTTATCTTATGTCTGGTACATTTGATTTATTAATAGTTGTAGAAGGTAAAAATATTAAAGATATATCCTCTTTTGTATCTAGTAAATTAGCTACATTAGACTGTATAATTAGTACATCTACTCATTTTGTATTAAAAAAATATAAAGACCACGGGGTTATAATAGATGAAAACACACCAAATGATGAAAGGATTATTGTAACACCTTGA
- a CDS encoding DegV family protein encodes MSNFIILSDSSCDLPETLKQEYNINIVPFYVSFDKENYLRENIDISINDFYEKVVSEKIIPKTSLPSMEDYCSHFKKYLDDGLDILCFTLCSELSGSYQSAVNAANIMLEDYPERKILVIDSKKATVAQGLLVIEASKMQKAGYSLQETYEKMEQLKHEGIIIFTIDSLEHLQKGGRIGKASALAGNLLNIKPILLLKDGVLEPHSKVRGRKKSLSEVLKIFDEYMDNNLDKYQIAIAHAHCEDEAIELEKSLNEKYNINLTYPIFDIGVTIGAHTGATAIGVGFIKKYDA; translated from the coding sequence ATGTCAAATTTCATTATTTTATCAGATAGTTCTTGTGATTTACCAGAAACTCTAAAACAAGAGTATAATATAAACATAGTACCTTTTTATGTATCTTTTGATAAAGAAAATTATTTAAGAGAAAATATAGATATAAGTATAAATGACTTTTATGAAAAAGTTGTTTCTGAAAAAATAATACCAAAAACTTCTCTTCCTTCTATGGAAGATTATTGTTCACATTTTAAAAAATATTTAGATGATGGCCTTGATATTTTATGTTTTACATTATGTTCAGAGCTTAGCGGGTCTTATCAAAGTGCTGTTAATGCTGCAAATATAATGTTAGAAGACTACCCAGAAAGAAAAATACTAGTAATAGACTCTAAAAAAGCTACTGTAGCACAAGGTTTATTAGTAATAGAAGCTTCAAAAATGCAAAAAGCTGGATATTCTTTACAAGAAACTTATGAAAAAATGGAACAATTAAAACACGAAGGAATAATAATATTTACCATAGATAGCTTAGAACATTTACAAAAAGGCGGTAGAATAGGCAAAGCTTCTGCCCTTGCTGGTAATCTTCTTAACATAAAGCCTATTTTATTATTAAAAGATGGTGTTTTAGAACCTCATTCTAAAGTACGTGGAAGAAAAAAATCTCTTTCAGAAGTGCTTAAAATTTTTGATGAATATATGGATAATAATTTAGATAAATATCAAATAGCAATAGCTCATGCTCATTGTGAAGATGAAGCTATAGAACTAGAAAAATCATTAAATGAAAAATATAATATTAATTTAACTTACCCTATATTTGATATTGGTGTTACTATAGGAGCTCATACTGGTGCTACTGCTATTGGTGTTGGATTTATAAAAAAATATGATGCATAA